The following proteins come from a genomic window of Novosphingobium aromaticivorans DSM 12444:
- the ftsA gene encoding cell division protein FtsA yields the protein MATPRISKIFAAVNIGSFRVSAMIAGLSETGEMVVLGSGHRAAQGIKRGYVTDMQAATHSVRDAIERAEKMANIGIQKVWIGCSGAGLASTTARVEVDVGGRRIEQDDIEHLLVAGREVIQPDGRTVLHAQPAHYTLDGAHGVPNPKGLHAERLAVDIHVMLADGAPVRNIREAVENAHLEVEAVVGSPVAAGHACLTPEERELGVALVEFGAEVTTVSVYAAGMLLGMQVIQYGSGDITDAIASAFGIRRYQAERLKCMSGSAIASPADHREMIPVNAPGDPEGGPVARHADDKNRIPRAELISVITQQLGFFTEEVSRSLKSMGFVGQTGQQVVLTGGGAQLPGLADYAQSALGRPVRIGSPPTMLGLPPGHATPSSSTLVGLVLFAAADPVDIRAIGPAFAPTGSYKGMKLVSRLVRAVRDYF from the coding sequence ATGGCAACGCCTCGCATTTCCAAGATTTTCGCCGCCGTCAACATCGGCTCGTTTCGTGTGTCCGCGATGATCGCAGGTCTTTCCGAAACCGGCGAGATGGTCGTCCTCGGTTCGGGCCACCGCGCGGCACAAGGCATCAAGCGCGGCTACGTGACCGACATGCAGGCCGCTACCCATTCGGTGCGCGATGCGATCGAGCGCGCAGAGAAGATGGCGAACATCGGCATCCAGAAGGTCTGGATCGGCTGCTCGGGGGCGGGGCTCGCCAGCACGACCGCGCGGGTCGAGGTCGATGTCGGCGGGCGCCGGATCGAACAGGACGACATCGAGCATCTGCTGGTCGCGGGGCGCGAGGTGATCCAGCCCGATGGCCGGACGGTGCTCCATGCCCAGCCAGCGCACTACACGCTCGACGGGGCGCACGGGGTGCCCAATCCCAAGGGCCTTCATGCCGAACGGCTCGCGGTCGACATCCACGTCATGCTCGCCGATGGCGCGCCGGTCCGCAACATCCGCGAGGCGGTGGAAAACGCCCACCTCGAAGTCGAGGCGGTTGTCGGCTCGCCGGTTGCGGCTGGCCACGCCTGCCTGACGCCGGAAGAGCGCGAACTGGGCGTCGCACTGGTCGAATTCGGTGCGGAAGTGACCACCGTTTCGGTCTATGCGGCGGGCATGCTGCTGGGAATGCAGGTGATCCAGTACGGTTCGGGCGACATTACCGATGCCATCGCCTCGGCTTTCGGCATCCGCCGCTACCAGGCGGAACGCCTCAAATGTATGTCGGGTTCGGCCATCGCCAGCCCGGCGGATCACCGCGAGATGATCCCGGTGAACGCGCCCGGCGATCCGGAGGGCGGGCCTGTCGCTCGTCACGCCGACGACAAGAACCGCATTCCCCGTGCCGAACTGATCTCGGTCATCACCCAGCAGCTCGGTTTCTTCACTGAAGAAGTGTCCCGTTCGCTCAAGAGCATGGGCTTTGTCGGGCAGACCGGCCAGCAGGTCGTGCTGACTGGTGGCGGTGCGCAGCTTCCGGGGCTGGCTGACTATGCGCAGTCTGCGCTTGGCCGTCCGGTCCGTATCGGATCTCCGCCGACCATGCTCGGCTTGCCGCCGGGGCATGCGACGCCAAGTTCCTCGACTCTGGTGGGACTCGTGCTGTTTGCGGCGGCCGATCCGGTCGACATTCGCGCGATCGGTCCGGCCTTCGCGCCTACCGGTTCATACAAGGGGATGAAGCTGGTGAGTCGGCTGGTGCGCGCGGTGCGCGACTATTTCTGA